In the Colletotrichum lupini chromosome 1, complete sequence genome, one interval contains:
- a CDS encoding oxidoreductase FAD-binding domain-containing protein, translating into MNHTLLLTTLLSSQLLTSSNLFFHSRLQDTNGIMPGRTIPFHQGELALHEQLKIPRHRANPTAAGLPPSYGTRIAAAPLLALGTLDAERRPWTTLWGGEAGNVARPIAEDVLGLRSVVDVADDPVFKALWGAEGEVDGDQQQQQHLQEVIQPGRGPDGGKLVSGLAIDLTTRDRVKFGGRMVAGAVTVPSDGIAAAEDRSSSSSSEVQIAVHVEESLGNCPKYLNKKDVIPRASLVKGRVERELPLSEEAVKVVRGADMLFLTSGHEEGGDDGGSGSSMDTNHRGGSRGFVRVARNDEGGVEIVYPEFSGNRLYQTLGNLKLNPLVGIAIPDFETSDVLYLTGSASILVGQDAAAYLPRTKLAVKITVSAAVFVQSGLPFSGTPLEPSPYNPPVRPLFSEQQHVPSSSTESTRTATLLRREIITPTIARFVFGLEPAAQWEAGQYVTFDFAEELDVGWSHMRDDEPQSLNDDYVRTFTVSSPPGDKGGKEFEITARKNGPVTNMLWRWNLRVPLEVPVLGFGGEEAFRMDRGKGEKGDGGGDDVEEVFVAAGVGITPLIAQAGGVLEAGVRIRVLWTVKGEDVKLVRDVVGRVPGLAGVLRVFVTGEVGEAEEAMVREFEGFGAVVERRRIRASDVKDGGIKRRYFLCTGPEMLKVLNGWLEGEDVAFEDFAF; encoded by the exons ATGAACCACACCCTCCTCCTGACAACCCTCCTCTCATCACAACTCCTCACAAGCTCAAATCTGTTCTTCCACTCACGACTACAAGACACCAACGGCATCATGCCAGGCAGAACAATACCCTTCCACCAAGGCGAACTCGCCCTCCACGAGCAGCTCAAAATCCCCCGCCACAGAGCGAACCCCACAGCCGCGGGCCTCCCGCCCTCCTACGGCACCCGCATCGCCGCCGCCCCGCTCCTGGCCCTCGGCACCCTCGACGCTGAACGCCGGCCGTGGACGACGCTATGGGGCGGGGAGGCGGGCAACGTGGCGAGGCCGATTGCGGAGGACGTGCTTGGTCTCAGGAGCGTGGTTGACGTTGCTGATGATCCGGTGTTTAAGGCTCTTTGGGGGGCCGAAGGGGAGGTAGACGGggaccagcagcagcagcagcatttGCAAGAGGTGATTCAGCCTGGGAGGGGTCCGGATGGAGGGAAACTCGTCTCCGGGCTGGCCATCGACCTCACGACGCGGGATCGCGTAAAGTTCGGAGGGAGGATGGTAGCCGGGGCGGTTACGGTTCCCTCGGATGGCATTGCTGCCGCTGAGGACCGgagctcttcctcctcctcggaaGTACAAATCGCGGTGCACGTCGAAGAGAGTCTGGGAAACTGCCCCAAGTACCTCAACAAAAAGGACGTCATCCCGCGGGCGTCGCTCGTCAAGGGCAGAGTGGAGCGGGAGTTGCCGCTGTCTGAGGAGGCTGTGAAGGTCGTGCGCGGGGCGGATATGCTTTTCCTCACGAGCGGACACGAGGAGGGAGGGGACGATGGTGGCAGTGGCAGCAGTATGGATACGAACCATAGGGGAGGGTCGAGGGGGTTTGTGAGGGTTGCGAGGAACGATGAGGGTGGCGTGGAGATTGTGTATCCTGAAT TTTCCGGCAATCGGTTATATCAGACGCTGGGGAACCTTAAACTGAACCCCTTGGTCGGGATCGCGATACCAGACTTTGAGACGTCAGACGTCCTTTAC CTCACGGGATCGGCATCGATACTCGTCGGACAAGACGCGGCAGCCTACCTACCACGCACGAAACTCGCCGTCAAAATCACCGTGTCGGCCGCGGTCTTTGTACAGTCCGGCCTACCCTTCTCCGGCACCCCCCTCGAGCCGTCGCCGTATAACCCACCCGTGAGACCGCTCTTCTCCGAGCAGCAGCATGTTCCGAGTTCGTCTACGGAAAGCACCAGAACGGCCACGCTGCTGCGCCGCGAGATCATCACGCCGACGATTGCGCGGTTCGTCTTTGGCCTGGAGCCCGCGGCGCAGTGGGAGGCGGGCCAGTACGTCACGTTTGACTTCGCGGAGGAGCTGGACGTCGGGTGGAGTCATATGCGCGACGACGAGCCGCAGAGCCTGAATGATGATTACGTGAGGACTTTTACGGTTTCGAGTCCGCCTGGAGATAAGGGAGGGAAGGAATTTGAGATTACGGCGAGGAAGAATGGTCCGGTCACGAATATGTTGTGGAGGTGGAATTTGAGGGTTCCGTTGGAGGTTCCTGTGCTTGGGTTTGGCGGAGAAGAGGCGTTCAGGATGGATAGGGGGAAGGGGGAGAAGGGTGATGGCGGCGGTGATGATGTTGAAGAGGTGTTTGTTGCTGCTGGTGTTGGGATTACGCCTTTGATTGCGCAGGCTGGTGGTGTTTTGGAAGCTGGTGTGAGGATAAGGGTGTTGTGGACTGTCAAGGGAGAGGACGTGAAGTTGGTGAGGGATGTTGTTGGGAGGGTTCCTGGGTTGGCTGGTGTGTTGAGGGTGTTTGTGACGGGTGAGGTTGGAGAGGCGGAGGAGGCGATGGTGCGGGAGTTTGAAGGGTTTGGGGCTGTTGtagagaggaggaggatcaGGGCTAGCGATGTGAAGGATGGTGGTATCAAGAGGAGGTACTTTTTGTGTACCGGGCCGGAGATGCTCAAGGTCTTGAATGGGTGGTTGGAAGGCGAGGATGTGGCATTTGAAGACTTTGCTTTTTGA
- a CDS encoding vivid PAS protein VVD, translated as MSTTMNPWESCALQYQFSEETEQAVRGKRGAWRQPQAAADPVMYPGLYCPSGFDMMSILLRVAGRPNPKVELGAIDCSVALLLCDLEQPDCPIVYASEHFSILTGYKNSEILGKNCRFLQAPGGKVSKKSARKHIPKETVKSMRKAVEANDEFQTDVVNFRKDGTSFVNLLTMIPVRWDSQHFRYSVGFQVARED; from the exons ATGTCGACAACCATGAATCCGTGGGAATCCTGCGCGCTTCAG TACCAATTCTCCGAGGAGACTGAGCAAGCTGTGCGTGGAAAGCGTGGTGCTTGGCGACAACCGCAAGCCGCTGCCGATCCCGTCATGTACCCTGGACTTTACTGCCCCAGCGGATTCGACATGATGAGCATTCTC CTCCGCGTCGCTGGAAGGCCCAACCCCAAGGTTGAACTTGGCGCAATTGACTGTTCTGTTGCTCTACTTCTTTGTGACCTCGAACAGCCCGACTGCCCGATTGTCTACGCCTCCGAACACTTCAGCATTCTTACCGGCTACAAGAACAGCGAGATTCTTGGCAAGAACTGCCGCTTCCTTCAGGCGCCCGGCGGAAAGGTCAGCAAGAAATCTGCAAGGAAGCATATCCCCAAGGAAACCGTCAAGAGCATGCGCAAGGCCGTCGAGGCAAACGACGAATTCCAGACCGACGTTGTCAATTTCAGGAAAGACGGCACTTCCTTTGTCAACCTGCTCACCATGATTCCCGTCCGCTGGGACTCCCAACACTTCCGGTACTCTGTCGGCTTCCAGGTCGCACGCGAGGATTAA
- a CDS encoding cupin: MPLRGPVPVKLYTKENSECLKLGPMTIYIFEDGTNTDNRVGCMTLELPPATSGPPMHWHRFHDECFFVTKGTIRFSTPEGNVDAEEGQLMVVPPRAIHTFSNPSETHPAEFFMTSTPGYYMDYFRMMAKGVEEGKKLSRDETQHLMALFGTFPPDVESEP, from the exons ATGCCTCTCCGCGGACCCGTACCGGTGAAGCTCTACACAAAGGAGAACAGCGAGTGCCTGAAGCTGGGCCCCATGACGATTTACATCTTCGAGGACGGGACCAACACGGATAACCGCGTCGGGTGTATGACGCTCGAGCTGCCGCCGGCGACGTCTGGGCCGCCGATGCATTGGCACCGGTTCCACGACGAGTGCTTTTTTGTGACCAAGG GGACGATCCGGTTTTCGACGCCCGAGGGGAACGTGGATGCCGAGGAGGGCCAGTTGATGGTCGTGCCGCCGAGGGCGATCCACACGTTTTCCAACCCGTCCGAGACGCACCCCGCAGAGTTCTTCATGACGTCTACCCCAG GATACTACATGGACT ACTTCCGTATGATGGCCAAGGGAGTCGAAGAGGGTAAGAAGTTGTCCCGCGACGAGACGCAGCATCTCATGGCGCTGTTTGGAACGTTCCCGCCGGATGTGGAGTCAGAGCCGTGA
- a CDS encoding formamidopyrimidine-DNA glycosylase domain-containing protein, whose product MPEIAEVARCVHFLRLHLVGKKIAKVSAPDDANVFGKVGTSGPAFEKAVKGRKVVSVGSQGKYFWITFDKPPHAVMHLGMTGWIHIKGDKTAYTNYYKKMKEGEADIWPPKYWKFHIETEGTPKVSAAFTDPRRFGRIRLVDCPGADIRSHSPLKENGPDPVVDVDVFTETYLRQKMQSRHVPIKALLLDQSHISGIGNWVADEVLYQSRLHPEQYCDTFNEEEMKKLYEAVRYVCQTAVDKLGDSDEFPDDWLFNYRWGKGSKGAASELPNGEKLAFITVGGRTSCYAPGRQKKTGQVVPSAKEEPVEEEEDGGKKPKAAAKKKRSAKANESDEEEEEKPSKKARGAKGSAKAKPTAAAKVKTEETPEPAAEAPAQSKKQRASKQAAEKPKVAPTKTKKTAVKKEEASGKTNAAVVEDTGRRRSLRLKG is encoded by the exons ATGCCCGAGATCGCTGAAG TCGCGCGGTGCGTGCACTTCTTGCGCCTTCATCTTGTAGGCAAGAAGATCGCAAAGGTCTCTGCCCCTGACGATGCCAATGTCTTTGGCAAAGTCGGCACCAGCGGCCCGGCCTTCGAGAAAGCTGTAAAGGGGAGAAAGGTTGTCTCTGTCGGAAGTCAAGGAAAGTATTTCTG GATTACATTCGACAAACCCCCTCATGCGGTGATGCATCTAGGCATGACAG GATGGATCCACATCAAAGGCGACAAGACGGCTTACACAAACTACTACAAAAAGATGAAGGAAGGCGAAGCAGACATCTGGCCACCCAAATACTGGAAATTCCACATCGAGACCGAAGGCACACCCAAAGTCTCAGCCGCCTTCACAGACCCCCGCCGCTTCGGCCGCATCCGCCTCGTGGACTGCCCCGGCGCAGACATCCGCTCCCACTCGCCCCTCAAAGAAAACGGGCCCGACCCGGTCGTCGACGTCGACGTCTTCACGGAGACCTACCTCCGCCAAAAGATGCAGTCCCGCCACGTACCCATCAAGGCCCTCCTCCTGGACCAGAGCCACATCAGCGGCATAGGCAACTGGGTCGCCGACGAGGTGCTGTACCAGTCCCGGCTGCACCCGGAGCAGTACTGCGATACCTTTAACGAAGAGGAGATGAAGAAGTTGTACGAGGCCGTGCGGTATGTCTGTCAGACGGCCGTCGACAAGCTCGGCGACTCGGACGAATTCCCAGACGATTGGTTGTTTAATTATCGATGGGGCAAGGGGAGTAAAGGTGCCGCGTCTGAGCTTCCCAACGGGGAGAAGCTTGCGTTCATTACCGTCGGCGGGCGGACAAGCTGTTATGCCCCTGGGAGGCAGAAGAAGACTGGTCAGGTTGTGCCGTCGGCAAAGGAGGAGCccgtggaggaggaggaggacggcGGCAAGAAGCCCAAGGCCGCCGCTAAGAAGAAGAGGTCGGCGAAGGCGAACGAGAGcgatgaggaggaagaggagaagCCCAGCAAGAAAGCACGAGGTGCCAAGGGTTCCGCCAAGGCAAAGCCCACCGCGGCGGCAAAGGTGAAGACGGAGGAGACTCCAGAGCCTGCCGCCGAAGCACCGGCACAAAGCAAGAAGCAGCGGGCTTCAAAACAGGCTGCGGAGAAGCCCAAGGTCGCACCAACCAAGACCAAGAAGACTGCCGTAAAGAAGGAAGAGGCGTCTGGGAAGACAAATGCAGCGGTGGTAGAGGACACGGGTAGACGGAGGTCCCTCCGGCTGAAGGGGTGA
- a CDS encoding serine carboxypeptidase: MQGHVCQAAIRRSTGDLQNRQHSSLTSIALVAFHFRTPHNTTQHHTTPHQTRSCCVTLANIIDSNRLDSTQILAPAHRLCSGPTTIALSASMRRGHDAGHLTMRLFHSVLALAGLLSAFANAQFPSTSVNLTTITSPVDGNVTIRYKTPKGVCKTAYDTQQQYTGWINVPGPYPANMFFWFIGAREPTEAMTIWLNGGPGVSSLFGMFTEVGPCEVIEKGLNQYDTVAREWGWDRASNMLFIDQPNQVGFSYDIATNGSMDLFNANQSSPPQPVPNGQPPATFLNGTFSSLNSNNTANTTETAAYAIWHMLQGFLGAFPQYNPPNNSSLGINLFAESYGGKYGPVFSDVWEKQNERRQNGTLSANNTLEVHLTSLGIVNGCIDDQVQAEFYPAMATNNTYGFKAMNDVRASLANGSLYTSGGCLDLIKQCRTAESVYDANNTGGVDTVNTLCSRAYQTCNENVMMPYSESGRSWYDIARKNPDSFPPNTYLEYVNTAGFQQSIGSVVNFTMTSQAVLSAFSGTGDYMRGPLIPKLAGLLQRGIRVALIYGDRDYICNWLGGEAASTTLAWQASTVYGRNFSAAGYAPIIVNNSYIGGVVRQFGNLSFSRIYQAGHSVPAYQPETAFQVFARVIMGTSISTGDQVNLANYNTSGDAHATHTDKLPDSPAATCWLRYMQASCSDEQISMLQRGEGTVINGVLYSASSDWPLATKAPTSTQPAASTSSTVLTGLFTATSTPTSGSLTVQAPMMPLVAFVTLSIGMFMFALYLHPRLGTREHVDGLENHLGWAFLGILDVKDENMEGTEEKERSTADMCWMCF; encoded by the exons ATGCAGGGGCACGTCTGCCAAGCCGCTATCCGACGGAGCACTGGGGACCTTCAAAACCGACAACATTCCTCCCTCACTTCCATCGCACTTGTTGCATTCCACTTCCGAACACCACACAACACCACACAACACCACACAACACCACACCAAACTCGCTCGTGTTGCGTCACTCTCGCTAACATCATCGATTCGAATCGCCTCGACTCGACACAAATATTGGCACCCGCGCATCGTCTCTGCTCCGGACCGACGACAATCGCCCTGAGCGCGAGTATGCGCCGAGGACACGATGCGGGACATCTCACCATGCGTCTCTTTCACTCCGTCCTCGCCCTTGCCGGCCTGCTCTCCGCCTTCGCCAATGCTCAATTCCCTTCCACCTCGGTCAACCTCACCACAATCACTTCGCCCGTAGACGGAAATGTCACCATTCGCTACAAAACGCCCAAGGGTGTCTGCAAGACCGCCTACGATACCCAGCAACAATACACAGGATGGATCAACGTCCCCGGCCCTTACCCAGCAAACATGTTCTTCTGGTTCATCGGCGCCCGCGAACCCACAGAGGCCATGACTATCTGGCTCAACGGCGGTCCCGGTGTCAGCTCTCTCTTTGGCATGTTCACCGAGGTCGGTCCTTGCGAGGTTATTGAGAAGGGCCTGAACCAGTACGACACTGTGGCGCGAGAATGGGGATGGGACCGCGCTTCCAACATGCTCTTCATCGACCAG CCGAACCAAGTTGGCTTCTCGTATGACATTGCCACCAATGGCTCCATGGATCTGTTCAACGCGAATCAGTCAAGTCCGCCTCAGCCAGTCCCCAATGGACAGCCCCCTGCAACGTTTCTTAACGGCACCTTTAGCTCGCTGAACTCCAACAACACGGCAAATACCACCGAGACGGCTGCGTATGCGATATGGCACATGCTTCAGGGCTTCTTGGGCGCATTTCCCCAGTACAATCCTCCAAACAACAGCTCTTTAGGCATCAATCTTTTCGCCGAGAGTTATGGCGGAAAGTACGGGCCTGTTTTCTCTGATGTGTGGGAGAAGCAAAACGAGAGACGGCAGAACGGGACGCTGTCGGCCAACAACACACTCGAAGTCCACCTCACGTCCCTAGGCATTGTTAACGGCTGCATCGACGATCAGGTTCAGGCGGAATTCTACCCCGCCATGGCTACCAACAACACGTACGGTTTCAAAGCGATGAACGACGTCCGCGCAAGCCTGGCCAACGGCAGCTTGTACACCTCGGGCGGCTGCCTGGACTTGATCAAACAATGTCGCACCGCCGAGTCCGTCTACGACGCCAACAACACCGGCGGGGTGGATACAGTAAACACCCTGTGTTCCAGGGCCTATCAGACCTGCAACGAGAATGTCATGATGCCGTACTCCGAGTCGGGCCGCAGCTGGTACGACATTGCCCGCAAGAACCCGGACTCGTTTCCGCCCAATACGTATCTCGAGTATGTCAACACTGCGGGCTTTCAGCAATCCATTGGCTCCGTCGTCAACTTCACGATGACGAGTCAGGCTGTTTTGTCCGCCTTTTCTGGCACGGGCGACTACATGAGAGGACCCTTGATCCCGAAATTGGCCGGTCTCTTGCAGCGCGGTATCCGCGTCGCTCTGATCTACGGTGATCGTGACTACATCTGCAACTGGCTGGGTGGGGAGGCCGCGTCGACGACTCTCGCTTGGCAAGCTAGCACCGTATACGGACGCAACTTCAGCGCCGCCGGTTATGCGCCTATCATTGTCAACAACTCGTACATCGGCGGCGTCGTGAGGCAGTTTGGAAACCTATCCTTCAGCCGCATCTACCAGGCCGGCCACTCGGTGCCAGCCTACCAGCCGGAAACCGCGTTCCAAGTCTTTGCGCGTGTCATCATGGGCACGTCCATCTCGACGGGCGATCAGGTCAATCTGGCCAACTACAATACCTCTGGCGATGCCCACGCCACGCACACAGATAAGCTCCCAGACTCGCCTGCTGCCACCTGCTGGCTGCGCTACATGCAAGCCTCATGCAGCGACGAGCAGATCAGCATGCTCCAGCGCGGCGAGGGGACAGTCATCAACGGCGTACTTTACAGTGCTTCAAGTGACTGGCCTTTGGCCACCAAGGCTCCGACTTCTACGCAGCCTGCCGCATCCACATCATCCACGGTCCTTACGGGATTATTCACGGCGACGTCGACGCCAACGAGCGGGAGCTTGACGGTCCAGGCACCAATGATGCCTCTTGTGGCATTTGTTACACTTTCGATTGGCATGTTTATGTTTG CATTATACTTGCATCCTCGGTTGGGCACTAGAGAGCATGTGGACGGCCTCGAGAATCATCTTGGTTGGGCGTTTCTGGGCATTTTGGATGTGAAGGATGAAAACATGGAAGGGACCGAAGAAAAGGAGAGAAGCACTGCAGATATGTGCTGGATGTGTTTTTGA